A part of Setaria viridis chromosome 8, Setaria_viridis_v4.0, whole genome shotgun sequence genomic DNA contains:
- the LOC140220280 gene encoding uncharacterized protein, whose protein sequence is MTATFEKPEEDKRQHLKALFLKGQVDGRPITKLLVDTSVAVNIMPYTMFRKLGKGKDDLIKTDMLLKDFEGNVSPARGALCVDLIIGSKTLPTTFLVINGKGSYNMLLGRDWIHAN, encoded by the coding sequence ATGAccgccacattcgagaagccggAGGAAGACAAACGTCAACACCTGAAGGCCCTATTCCTGAAGGGGCAGGTCGATGGCCGACCGATCACCAAGTTACTGGTCGACACAAGTGTGGCGGTAAACATCATGCCCTACACCATGTTCCGCAAACTCGGCAAAGGTAAGGACGATCTAATCAAGACAGACATGCTGCttaaagacttcgaaggcaatgtCTCCCCGGCCCGGGGGGCATTATGCGTCGACCTCATcattggcagtaagacccttccaaCTACCTTCTTggtcattaatggtaaagggtcctataatatgctgtTGGGGCGAGACTGGATCCACGCAAACTGA